A region of the Candidatus Binataceae bacterium genome:
CGGGGCCAGTAGCTGGGCCAGAAACCCACCCGCGTTGGGATCGATATAGGCCCAGCAGGTCCCGGGCCACGACAACAGCAGCCACAGCGCCCCCACCGACGTCATCGTTAGGCCGCGCACGGCGACCAGACCCGAGATCCGCAAATACCGGAGCAATAGCTGAAGTGGGGCGGGCTGTCCGCTCGCACTCTGGGGAATTTGCTTCCTCGCCACGGTATTTTTCCACGCTTAGTTTGGCCAAGTCCGCCGTGCGGTAACCAAAGTCGCAGGCCACCCCAGCCTGAAGGCGAATGCTTTAAGACGCTAAGAGGAAATCCCCGGGCGGTCAAGGTGGGCAGACCTCGCGCTAAGCCGCTCCGGTGCTTGCCGAAAGTCTCGGCATGGCTAATGCTAGTAAAACTTCAAGGGCCTGATGCAAACAACCGCAAAATAAGGAATATGCGCCTGATTTGAGTTCAAGAGTCTCGAAGGAGAGCAGCAGCAGAGGCATTAGCATGGATCAACAAGCGATCGACAACCTGATCCGGAGAATGGCTATCCTGGAACGCGACCATCACCGCCTGACCACGGCCCATCGCCGGATGAAGCTGGGCGGCGCGGTTATCATCGCTGTCTTGGCAATCCTGGGTGTGATGGGGCAGGCGATACCACCCCAGCCCAAAATTATCGAGGCCCAGGGTTTCGTGGTTCGCGATCTCAGCGGCGTCGTGCGCGGCGCTATCGGAATCGCCGACGATGGCTCGGTGGGAGTCAATCTAAACGATCGCCAAGGCAATGTTCGGGCCACCATGGATGTCGCGGCCCTCAACGACACCCCGGGGGTGGATCTATATGACAAAAGCGGCCATGTCCGCGCCACCCTGGCTCTGGATACTTATGGCACGCCGGGACTGGGCTTTTACGATAGCGCGGGAAAGTTGCGCATGAGCCTTGATATCCCAGCCAAGACCACGCCGGGGCTGGGATTTTACGACAAGAGCGGCAAAGGAGCTTTCGGCATACCATGAGCGGCGACGACCTGCAGCATTTTCGTAACCAAAAACCGAGGCGCATCAACCTGGTAATAGCGGTACTGGCCTTGGCCGCCTGCCTGCTGTTAACGAGCTGTATAGGCGGTGGCTACGGCTACCCGGGCTTTGGCTTTGGTGGCGGCTATTCGCCTTTCTTCGGCGGCTATCCTGGCATGTGGGGTTGGGGCGAGCATCCAGGCTGGCGGGAGCATCACTTCTGGGGGGACCACGCAATGGATCATTGGCATGGTAACTTCTTTCACGACGGCGGTTTCGGTGGTTTCCACGACGGCGGTTTCGGTGGTTTCCACGGCGGTGGTTTCCACGGCGGCGGTTTCCACGGCGGCGGTTTCCATGGTGGTGGACACGGCCACTGAGCATCGAGCCTGAGATTGCAATCGGACGAGCTTCGCAGGCCATCAGCTTGACTTGTCCCCCCGGGCCGGCGGATTAGGGTAGAAAGACCTTCACGGGTTCGCGGTTTGCCTCCAAATCGGTAAGCCGCATGTTCACCGAAGGAGGGGAGCAGAGTGAGCCTCTCGCTTAACGTAAATGGCAAAACCGAGCAGATTAATGCTGCACCTGATACTCCGCTACTGTACATCCTGCGCGACGAGTTGCGGCTTAACGGGCCCCGCTTCGGCTGCGGCCTGGGCCAATGCGGCGCCTGCACCGTCCTGATCAACGGCACCCCGATGCGCTCCTGCTCGGTCCCGGTTGCGCTGGCCGAGCACCATGCGATCACCACGCTGGAGGGATTGGGTAGCGTGGCCAAGCCGCATCCGCTCCAAGCGGCATTCATCCACGAACAGGCGGCGCAATGCGGCTACTGCATCAACGGCATGATCATGACGGCCAAGGCGCTGCTCGATCGCAACCCCCATCCCAGCGAGGCTCAGATCAAGCGCGCGCTCAATGCCAACCTGTGCCGCTGCGGCACCCACCTGCGCATAGTCCGCGCGGTTAAGCGCGCAGCACAGGTCAGCGCTTAGGGAGTTAGCGTCATGGCGATCACACGCGGATCGATTACTCGCCGTCAAGCTTTGGCTGGAGTTATCAAAGGCACCGGCGCGCTGATCGTCGGCTTCAGCTTCGCTCCCGCGCTGGCCCAGACTCAGCGGCGCGCAAGCGGCCGACCTGCCGGCGTACCGCCGGCGGGAGCCAGCGAGCTGGACTCGTGGCTTAAGATCGCCCCCGACGGCGAGGTCACGGTATTTACCAGCAAAGTGGAGTTGGGCACGGGGGTGGAAACCGCGCTGGCGCAAATCGTGGCCGAAGAACTCGACGTACCGGTGTCGCGAATCCATATGGTTACCGGCGATACCGCCCGCAGCGTGGATCAGGCGGTCACTTCCGCCAGCCGAACCGTGATGAGGGCCGGACCGCAGTTGCGCCAGGCCGCCGCGGTGGCCCATCAGCATCTGCTCAAGCTGGCGGCAGCTCGGCTGAAAGTTCCAGCAACCCAACTGCGGGTGCAGGACGGTGTCGTGGCGGTCGCCGATGACCCGCGGCGCCGGATTTCCTACGGCGAGCTTATCGGCGATCGGCGTTTCAATCTGCAGATGCCGGTCAGCGGCAGCGGCTGGGAGATGCAAGTGGCGCCCGGAGTACGCGCCAAGGATCCTAAAGATTACAAGATCGTGGGGACTTCGGTACCCCGCTTCGATCTGCCGCCCAAGGTCACCGGCGAATTCACCTATGTTCACGATGTCCGCCTCGAGGGAATGTTACATGGACGGGTGGTGCGCCCACCGGTAGTGAACTCGGCACCGCTGGAGATCGACGAAACGTCGCTGCGCTCGATTCCCGATTTGGTCAAAGTCGTCCACCAGGGCAATTTCGTCGGCGTGGTAACGCGAAGCGAGTGGAGCGCAATTCAGGCCGCCGCCGCGCTCAAGGTACGCTGGGCTACGCCGACACTGAAGTTGCCCGCCAACGACGAGGCGCTCTACGCCTACTTGCGCGATACCGCAGCGGTCGAGCGCCGCATGGTCGCGCATCAAGGTGATCCCGAAGCCGCCCTGCGGGGCGCGGCGCAACCGCTGCAGGCGACCTATCGCTGGCCCTTTCAATTACACGCGATGATCGGGCCTTCGTGCGCGGTCGCCGACGTGCGACCCGATGGCGTGACCGTATGGAGCGGCACCCAAGGTCCGTTCAACACGCGCCATCGCGTGGCACAGCTTCTGGGTGTCCCCGAAACGCAGGTTCGCGTCATCTATCGTGAGGGCGCGGGCTGTTATGGCAGGCTTTCTTCCGACGACGTCTCCGAGGACGCCGCGCTAATGTCGCGTGCGGTCGGCAAGCCGGTACGAGTGCTGTGGACGCGGCATGACGAACACGGTTGGGAACCCAAGGGACCAGCCCAACTCATGTTTGCACGCGCCTATATCGACAGCAGCGGGCGGATTCAGGCCTGGGACTTCATCGATCGAGGCTTTCCCTGGACCACCAACACCAATCCCTTGCTCGCTTCCCAGCAAGTGGGCCATAAGCCCACCCAGCAAGGGATGATCAACGGCTTCAGCGGCGGCGGCGAAATCTACGCCGTCACTAATCAGCGCGTGCTGCTGGAGGCAATTCCCTGGTTGCAGTACGACCTCACCCCCTTGCGGACCAGTAACTTGCGCGCCCCGGGGGCGGTAGCGCGTTGCTTCGCCAGCGAATCTTTCATCGACGAGCTCGCTGCCGCCGCCAAGGTCGATCCGGTTCGCTTGCGCCTGCGCCATCTCAAGGACCGCCGCCTGCACGACGTGCTAGTTGCCGCCCTCAAGCGCGCCGGTCGTCCAAAGAAACGAGCCCAGAGCGGGGGCGCGCTCAAGACCGGGCGCGGGGTCGCGCTGGCCAACCAGGACGATACTGCCGTCGCCGCGGTGGCCGAGGTCGAAGTGGACACCTCCAGCGGCCAAGTGCGGGTGACTCGCGTGGTCGAGGCCCACGACTGCGGGCGAATCGTTAATCCCAACGGGCTTCGCAATCAGATTGAAGGCAACGTAGTGCAGAGTGTGGGGCGCGCACTGTTGGAGCAGGTCGAGTTCAACGCCACCGGAGTGCGCAGCCTGGACTGGCTGAGCTATCCGATCATCAAATTCGAGGCCGTGCCCGAGGTCGATGTGGTTTTGATCAACCGCATTGATATGGAGCCGCTGGGAGCGGGAGAACCCTCCAGCGTCCCGGTGGTCGGGGCGATCGCCAACGCCGTATTCGACGCCACCGGAGCGCGCCTGCGCGCGGTCCCCTTTACTCCGGCGAGGGTACTGGCGGCGCTCAAAGAAACCTCCCCTCACGCCGCATAGACCCCTGCTCCGCGAGCCCGGCACTTGGCATTCGTCCGGTGGGATTGGGGAAACTGCCGGTCGTCAATTAATGCAACTTGTTACAGCGGCCCATTGGCCACCCTCCCGCCTAAGGGGCGGGAGGGTGACGAATCGCGCGAATGCGCTAGCGCATGATTTGCTGCAAACCGCCGGGTGTGCCGTACAGAGTGCGGTTCTGAAATTGCGGCGGCGTATCCTGATTCATGTAATTGCCGCCGATTGCAGGCAGCAATTGGCTGCAATGGTCGGTTTGGTAGTCGCAGCCGTCATGAGCCCAGACGTTTCCCCAAACATACCATCCGTCGCTGTTCTTGTACTTCTCGGGCATCGCGAACACAACCATGTCGCGGTAGAACTTGTCGTTCTGGTCCCAGTTGCACCAACCCAGCGCCTCGGCCTGTTCGGCGTCAAGATAATGGCGGCGGTCGGCATAGCAATAGCCGTGGGTGTATTGCGGCAACCGCTGCATGGCGAGCACGTAAGTATCGCGCAGTTGCCAGGAAGCACCAAAAACACTGGCCTTAGGAATGTAGTTGCCCTTGTCTTTGTCCCAATTGCCGCGATCTTTGGATAGCTCGCGGGTCTTTTCATCGGGTTTAAAGATGAAACTCAAAAGCTTTTGCTTTCCCAGGAACTGAGCTTTGAACCAGGTCGGCGGCAGCGGCACCGGAGTAATGTC
Encoded here:
- a CDS encoding molybdopterin cofactor-binding domain-containing protein; this translates as MAITRGSITRRQALAGVIKGTGALIVGFSFAPALAQTQRRASGRPAGVPPAGASELDSWLKIAPDGEVTVFTSKVELGTGVETALAQIVAEELDVPVSRIHMVTGDTARSVDQAVTSASRTVMRAGPQLRQAAAVAHQHLLKLAAARLKVPATQLRVQDGVVAVADDPRRRISYGELIGDRRFNLQMPVSGSGWEMQVAPGVRAKDPKDYKIVGTSVPRFDLPPKVTGEFTYVHDVRLEGMLHGRVVRPPVVNSAPLEIDETSLRSIPDLVKVVHQGNFVGVVTRSEWSAIQAAAALKVRWATPTLKLPANDEALYAYLRDTAAVERRMVAHQGDPEAALRGAAQPLQATYRWPFQLHAMIGPSCAVADVRPDGVTVWSGTQGPFNTRHRVAQLLGVPETQVRVIYREGAGCYGRLSSDDVSEDAALMSRAVGKPVRVLWTRHDEHGWEPKGPAQLMFARAYIDSSGRIQAWDFIDRGFPWTTNTNPLLASQQVGHKPTQQGMINGFSGGGEIYAVTNQRVLLEAIPWLQYDLTPLRTSNLRAPGAVARCFASESFIDELAAAAKVDPVRLRLRHLKDRRLHDVLVAALKRAGRPKKRAQSGGALKTGRGVALANQDDTAVAAVAEVEVDTSSGQVRVTRVVEAHDCGRIVNPNGLRNQIEGNVVQSVGRALLEQVEFNATGVRSLDWLSYPIIKFEAVPEVDVVLINRIDMEPLGAGEPSSVPVVGAIANAVFDATGARLRAVPFTPARVLAALKETSPHAA
- a CDS encoding (2Fe-2S)-binding protein, translated to MSLSLNVNGKTEQINAAPDTPLLYILRDELRLNGPRFGCGLGQCGACTVLINGTPMRSCSVPVALAEHHAITTLEGLGSVAKPHPLQAAFIHEQAAQCGYCINGMIMTAKALLDRNPHPSEAQIKRALNANLCRCGTHLRIVRAVKRAAQVSA